The following are from one region of the Segatella oris genome:
- a CDS encoding ankyrin repeat domain-containing protein, with amino-acid sequence MNKKTSLLLAFLFLILALGHSQTAVKSQDHYSLAIAAIKTNKLSELDAQLKHISNLDSLIERGEDISYTLLGYACLYNNKAAIQKLIARKASINDAYSDEIYIYDALNMAIDKGDYALAKYFISLGAKVNQPYNEEGLCPLALSCMKNNYPIANLLLNHGAKADGVGDLGGAYITYPLIIAVEKRNKAIVQLLLKHGAKKNVKDSEGFTPLSLARKLGYTEIIRLLENKNK; translated from the coding sequence ATGAATAAAAAGACATCACTCTTACTTGCCTTTCTGTTCTTAATATTAGCATTAGGACACAGCCAAACAGCAGTGAAGAGTCAGGATCATTATAGTTTGGCGATAGCAGCGATAAAAACAAACAAGCTTTCGGAACTTGACGCACAGCTCAAACACATCAGCAATCTCGACTCTCTGATAGAGAGGGGTGAGGATATATCGTACACCTTGCTTGGCTATGCATGTCTTTACAATAACAAAGCGGCCATACAAAAGCTCATTGCACGAAAGGCCAGTATCAACGATGCCTATTCTGATGAGATTTATATCTACGATGCACTCAACATGGCTATCGACAAAGGGGATTATGCCTTGGCAAAATATTTCATCTCTTTGGGTGCAAAAGTAAACCAGCCCTACAACGAAGAGGGACTGTGCCCACTGGCCTTAAGCTGCATGAAGAATAATTATCCCATAGCCAACCTGCTGCTGAACCACGGGGCTAAAGCTGACGGAGTTGGTGATCTTGGTGGAGCCTATATCACCTACCCACTCATCATTGCCGTGGAAAAACGAAACAAAGCCATTGTACAACTGCTGTTGAAACATGGGGCAAAAAAGAATGTGAAAGATTCGGAAGGTTTCACACCACTTTCATTGGCACGAAAATTAGGATATACAGAAATCATAAGACTCCTGGAGAACAAAAACAAATAA
- a CDS encoding TonB-dependent receptor produces MQKKLHLLLALMLFFATSLMAQVTTSGINGKVVAAGETIIGATVTAVHVPSGTTYNAVTNTNGRYTIQGMRVGGPYTITISYIGFKDEVKKNISLTLGESSVINADLKEDEHTLGEVIVSGVAGKGGMGAASNFNQRQIDNAPSIDRNIYDVAKLSPLVNTSKIGGISIAGSNNRFNSFQIDGMVSNDVFGLASSGTNGGQTGTNPISMDAIEQIQIVASPFDVRQGGFTGGGINAITKSGTNKFHASAYTYYTDENLYGRWNQKLDKSEKLGKQSTKTIGGSVSGAFVKDKLFFFTNVEYKKNSYPSSIYPGYASDYITEAEAKQIADAYYKYTGVRETYGRRDLNSRSVSALTRLDWNIDDYNKFTFRYQLNDSYKEVFGVNSKTYMFNKSGYTMNNRTNSFVAELNSRIGDALYNEARIGASFVRDNRGIDYSAPNVTIDGLGHKGGMRAYIGTEYSSGANYLNQDIYTIEDNLSWTLGNHNITFGTHNEFYHLQNLFIQANTGAYYYNSLADFLNDKAWKFAYNYSDVALTGTTKWSGVVEAAQWAFYVQDKWDINNNLNLTYGLRLDIPMSMNHPTSNPDFNSSAYATNNNVAVGDVPSTKIMWSPRVGFRWYTNDSHSILFRGGVGLFTGRVPFVWLSNAWNNTGVEMKGTTIQTAGSVPSLQHYGTDAYAAAMSAPGGASKPTINTISKSFKYPQVFRANLAMETMLPGDIKMTLEGLYSKTLNNVWFDNLALKSDGTTYAVDPTVPSSATPHFKANAGDYYAIINLRNTNKGYSYSASATLEKNFAWGLDLMASYTFGHSYSVNDGTSSVAYSNWKYNYCVDPTNRNEIAKSMFDIPHRVLAVASYTTPKYGNGHFATNISLTYNGNSGQHYSLTMKEEADFNGDSQKGNTLLYVPTEDELAKMNFKTPADREAFGNWINSHDFAKKNRGKYSKRNAATAPWENRFNLHFAESFFYLKERGSKVELTFDIENFANLLNHNWGTSYESAYSETILKVEKLTKSGNDYVPTYSFLGYGPSKSDIFSRWHMQLGLRVTF; encoded by the coding sequence ATGCAAAAAAAATTGCATTTATTATTGGCGCTGATGTTGTTCTTTGCAACATCCCTCATGGCGCAAGTAACAACATCAGGCATTAACGGTAAGGTTGTCGCTGCCGGAGAAACAATTATCGGAGCTACAGTGACAGCTGTTCACGTTCCTTCAGGAACAACCTACAATGCTGTTACCAACACCAATGGTCGTTACACCATTCAAGGTATGCGTGTAGGAGGCCCTTACACCATTACGATCTCCTACATCGGATTTAAAGATGAGGTAAAGAAAAACATCAGCCTCACCCTCGGTGAAAGCTCTGTTATCAATGCAGATCTGAAAGAAGACGAGCATACACTTGGCGAAGTCATTGTTTCGGGTGTGGCAGGAAAGGGCGGCATGGGTGCTGCTTCAAACTTCAATCAAAGACAGATTGACAATGCACCCTCCATTGACCGTAACATCTATGATGTTGCAAAGCTGTCTCCGTTGGTGAATACTTCCAAAATCGGCGGTATTTCTATTGCGGGATCAAACAACCGTTTCAACTCTTTCCAGATTGACGGTATGGTCAGCAACGATGTGTTTGGTTTGGCAAGCTCGGGCACAAACGGTGGTCAGACGGGCACCAACCCTATCTCCATGGATGCCATTGAGCAGATACAGATTGTTGCTTCACCTTTTGATGTGAGACAGGGCGGCTTTACCGGTGGTGGTATTAACGCCATTACAAAGTCCGGTACAAATAAATTCCACGCGTCAGCCTATACCTATTATACCGATGAAAACCTTTATGGTCGTTGGAACCAGAAGTTGGATAAGAGCGAAAAATTAGGCAAACAGTCTACCAAGACCATTGGTGGTTCTGTGTCAGGTGCATTTGTAAAAGATAAGTTGTTCTTCTTCACAAACGTTGAATACAAGAAGAATTCCTATCCAAGTTCTATCTATCCGGGCTATGCCTCTGATTATATCACTGAAGCAGAAGCAAAGCAGATTGCTGACGCTTACTACAAATACACCGGCGTGAGAGAGACATACGGCAGAAGGGACCTGAATTCCCGTTCTGTTTCTGCTTTGACCCGTTTGGACTGGAACATTGATGATTACAACAAATTCACCTTCCGTTATCAGTTAAACGACTCTTACAAGGAAGTCTTCGGCGTGAATTCCAAGACCTATATGTTCAACAAGAGTGGTTACACCATGAATAACCGCACGAACTCTTTCGTTGCAGAATTGAACTCACGCATTGGCGATGCTCTTTACAATGAGGCACGTATCGGTGCATCTTTCGTACGTGATAACCGCGGTATAGACTATTCTGCACCTAACGTAACCATTGACGGTCTTGGTCATAAGGGTGGTATGAGAGCCTACATCGGAACAGAATACTCTTCAGGTGCAAACTACCTCAATCAAGACATCTACACTATTGAAGACAACCTGAGTTGGACTTTGGGCAACCATAATATCACTTTCGGTACACACAATGAGTTCTATCACTTGCAGAACCTGTTTATTCAGGCCAACACCGGTGCATATTACTATAATTCTTTGGCCGACTTCTTAAACGATAAAGCATGGAAATTCGCCTATAACTATTCTGATGTAGCGCTGACGGGCACCACCAAGTGGTCTGGAGTCGTAGAAGCTGCACAGTGGGCATTCTATGTTCAGGACAAATGGGACATCAACAACAACCTGAACCTTACCTATGGTCTGCGTCTGGACATTCCAATGAGTATGAACCATCCTACAAGTAACCCCGACTTCAACAGCAGTGCTTACGCTACCAACAATAATGTAGCCGTGGGCGATGTGCCATCTACCAAGATCATGTGGTCGCCACGTGTAGGTTTCCGTTGGTATACCAACGACAGTCACAGCATATTGTTCCGTGGAGGTGTAGGTCTGTTTACAGGTCGTGTGCCTTTTGTTTGGTTGTCTAACGCATGGAACAACACCGGTGTAGAGATGAAGGGAACAACCATTCAGACTGCAGGAAGCGTTCCTTCGTTGCAGCATTATGGCACAGATGCATACGCTGCAGCAATGTCTGCACCCGGAGGTGCATCCAAACCAACTATCAACACCATCAGCAAGAGCTTCAAGTATCCGCAGGTGTTCCGTGCAAACTTGGCTATGGAGACTATGCTTCCCGGCGATATCAAGATGACTCTTGAAGGTCTTTACTCAAAAACGCTGAACAATGTATGGTTTGATAACCTTGCATTGAAATCTGATGGAACAACCTATGCCGTTGATCCAACAGTACCTTCTTCTGCAACTCCTCACTTTAAGGCTAATGCCGGAGACTATTATGCTATTATCAATCTGAGAAATACCAATAAGGGTTACAGCTACAGTGCAAGCGCTACACTTGAAAAGAACTTTGCATGGGGTCTCGACTTGATGGCAAGCTACACCTTCGGTCACTCTTATTCTGTAAACGATGGCACGTCTTCTGTTGCATATTCTAACTGGAAATACAACTATTGTGTTGACCCAACCAACAGAAATGAGATTGCAAAATCAATGTTTGATATTCCTCATCGCGTGCTGGCAGTAGCTTCTTACACTACTCCGAAGTATGGAAACGGCCACTTTGCAACTAATATTTCTCTTACTTACAATGGCAATTCCGGGCAGCACTACAGCTTGACAATGAAAGAGGAAGCCGACTTCAACGGAGATTCTCAAAAAGGTAACACCCTACTCTATGTTCCTACAGAAGATGAACTTGCTAAGATGAACTTCAAAACTCCTGCTGACAGAGAAGCATTCGGCAATTGGATCAACAGCCATGACTTTGCCAAGAAGAACAGAGGAAAGTATTCTAAGCGCAATGCAGCAACTGCTCCATGGGAGAACCGCTTCAACCTACACTTTGCAGAAAGCTTCTTCTATCTGAAAGAACGTGGAAGCAAGGTCGAGCTGACTTTCGACATAGAGAACTTCGCCAATCTGCTGAACCACAATTGGGGTACAAGTTACGAATCAGCTTACAGTGAAACAATTCTCAAAGTGGAGAAACTGACCAAGTCGGGCAATGATTATGTTC